A genomic segment from Brucella pseudogrignonensis encodes:
- a CDS encoding Lrp/AsnC family transcriptional regulator, whose translation MKLDDIDRRILRVLQRNGRIANNDLAREVGLSPSPCLRRVRLLEEAGVIDRYVAVLNPAKIGKGLTFFVRIRLDQQDEETLQTFAKAILKLPQVVECYFMLGDFDAMIRVVAADIEDYRRFQSEHLSRIKGVQSLKTDVPSQTVKQVSEIPV comes from the coding sequence ATGAAGCTGGATGATATCGATAGACGGATTCTTCGCGTGCTTCAGCGCAATGGCCGTATTGCGAACAATGATTTAGCGCGCGAGGTGGGGCTGTCGCCTTCGCCCTGTTTGCGTCGCGTGCGACTTTTAGAAGAGGCGGGGGTGATTGATCGGTATGTTGCGGTGCTTAATCCAGCCAAGATCGGCAAAGGGCTGACCTTCTTTGTGCGCATTCGTCTCGATCAGCAGGATGAGGAAACGCTGCAAACCTTCGCCAAGGCAATTCTTAAACTGCCACAGGTGGTTGAATGCTATTTTATGCTTGGCGATTTCGATGCGATGATCCGCGTCGTGGCGGCAGACATTGAAGATTATCGCCGGTTCCAGTCCGAGCATTTGAGCCGCATCAAAGGCGTTCAAAGCTTGAAAACCGACGTTCCGAGCCAGACTGTGAAGCAGGTTTCTGAAATACCCGTATGA